The following proteins come from a genomic window of Yinghuangia sp. ASG 101:
- a CDS encoding AAA family ATPase, which produces MAHTARAPQAGGTAEHAWLRGMDAYVAGEYGHAETEFRTAVDHDPGMADAWLGLHALKVDVAGALVAMHRHRGRFGEQRLRYGRPLNSWYWLGWWVQLVLETPRDLALAHASHWLDGRHLPELDAALAHCPSPDNDAATRFLLACRAYLGKDWRQLLRHTSGLEDDPLLGVEAGLFAGMARVRLGLYDKAEHVLATALARCRSEHPQRKELRYWLARAYEETGRAPAARPLYRAVHRADPGFMDTEVRLTALDDEAADTVPTLLAYDTGTRLGGGGTGSATPVPPHAAAPTAPGSGGGTGSGIPVPRDAGPEPAAPRNPAEPSDRPDAFLPPDTPPPDPSDPSDSSDRPGRWTGGEPPERSGPPRADGDSPGTGGTPPARGGAPANGGSPAAPAPAAAAAEDLASALVELERMVGLEPVKQQIRALSAQMRMSRLRTARGLPATAPMRHFVFSGPSGTGKTTVARLLGRIFHALGLLESDRLVEAQRPDLVGEYLGQTAVKTGELIDSALGGVLFVDEAYALAGHGYAKGDAYGDEAVQVLLKRAEDDRDRLVVVLAGYPEGMDRLLASNPGLLSRFAARVEFPSYDDAELARIADHLAATGGDVWDDDCRAELRSIMAYVHEQGWVDELGNARFVRTLYEKACAYRDLRLVGLPGDPDGDELTTLRLPDLVQAYGETAAGRS; this is translated from the coding sequence ATGGCGCACACCGCACGGGCGCCGCAGGCCGGAGGCACGGCCGAACACGCGTGGCTGCGCGGCATGGACGCCTACGTCGCCGGCGAGTACGGCCACGCCGAGACGGAATTCCGCACCGCCGTCGACCACGACCCCGGCATGGCCGACGCGTGGTTGGGCCTGCACGCGCTCAAAGTCGACGTCGCGGGCGCCCTCGTCGCGATGCACCGCCACCGCGGCCGGTTCGGCGAACAGCGCCTGCGGTACGGCCGTCCGCTCAATTCGTGGTACTGGCTCGGCTGGTGGGTGCAATTGGTCCTGGAGACCCCGCGCGACCTCGCGCTCGCCCACGCGTCGCACTGGCTCGACGGCCGGCACCTCCCCGAACTCGACGCCGCGCTCGCCCACTGCCCCTCCCCCGACAACGACGCGGCCACCCGGTTCCTGCTCGCGTGCCGGGCCTACCTCGGCAAGGACTGGCGGCAACTCCTCCGGCACACCAGCGGCTTGGAGGACGATCCGCTGCTCGGCGTGGAGGCCGGGTTGTTCGCCGGGATGGCCCGGGTGCGACTGGGGCTGTACGACAAGGCCGAGCACGTCCTCGCCACGGCCCTCGCCCGCTGCCGGTCCGAACACCCGCAGCGCAAGGAGCTGCGCTACTGGCTCGCGCGGGCGTACGAGGAGACCGGCCGCGCGCCGGCCGCGCGCCCCTTGTACCGCGCCGTGCACCGGGCCGACCCGGGCTTCATGGACACCGAGGTACGCCTGACCGCACTCGACGACGAGGCCGCCGACACCGTCCCGACGCTGCTCGCGTACGACACCGGCACCCGGCTCGGCGGAGGCGGAACCGGCTCGGCCACCCCCGTCCCGCCGCACGCCGCGGCACCGACGGCACCGGGCTCGGGCGGCGGCACCGGATCCGGCATCCCGGTACCGCGCGACGCGGGCCCGGAACCGGCGGCCCCCCGGAACCCCGCGGAACCCTCGGACCGGCCCGACGCGTTCCTCCCGCCCGACACGCCGCCACCGGACCCCTCGGACCCCTCGGACAGCTCGGACCGGCCCGGGCGGTGGACCGGCGGTGAGCCCCCGGAGCGCTCGGGCCCGCCGCGGGCGGACGGCGACTCCCCCGGCACGGGCGGCACGCCCCCGGCCCGCGGCGGCGCACCCGCGAACGGCGGCTCCCCGGCCGCCCCCGCACCCGCCGCGGCAGCCGCCGAAGATCTCGCGTCCGCCCTCGTCGAACTCGAGCGGATGGTCGGCCTGGAGCCCGTCAAACAGCAGATCCGGGCCCTGTCCGCGCAGATGCGCATGAGCAGGCTGCGCACGGCACGCGGTCTCCCCGCCACCGCGCCGATGCGGCACTTCGTGTTCTCCGGACCGTCGGGCACCGGCAAGACCACCGTCGCGCGCCTGCTGGGCCGCATCTTCCACGCACTGGGCCTGCTGGAATCCGACCGGCTGGTCGAGGCGCAGCGGCCCGACCTCGTGGGCGAGTACCTGGGCCAGACCGCGGTCAAGACCGGCGAGTTGATCGACTCCGCGCTGGGCGGCGTGCTGTTCGTCGACGAGGCGTACGCACTGGCCGGCCACGGCTACGCGAAGGGCGACGCGTACGGCGACGAGGCCGTCCAGGTGCTGCTCAAACGTGCCGAGGACGACCGCGACCGGCTGGTCGTGGTGCTCGCGGGCTACCCCGAGGGCATGGACCGCCTGCTGGCCTCCAACCCCGGGCTGCTGTCGCGGTTCGCCGCGCGCGTCGAGTTCCCCAGCTACGACGACGCCGAGCTGGCCCGCATCGCCGACCACCTGGCCGCGACCGGCGGCGACGTGTGGGACGACGACTGCCGTGCCGAGCTGCGCAGCATCATGGCCTACGTGCACGAGCAGGGCTGGGTCGACGAGTTGGGCAACGCGCGGTTCGTGCGGACGCTGTACGAGAAGGCGTGCGCGTACCGCGACCTGCGCCTGGTCGGGCTGCCCGGCGATCCGGACGGCGACGAGCTGACGACGCTGCGGCTGCCCGACCTGGTCCAGGCGTACGGCGAAACGGCCGCCGGGCGTTCCTGA
- a CDS encoding PH domain-containing protein, protein MEHIAVTGDNPAPRGDTFGETGLPRTWYPARSRLLTRVVGLVILAGLTVLAVALPEEGGWNLGSRAGIVVTGVLGLCFMLVLGRPKVVATRDGVTVVNLLRVRRLEWAEIVRVSLRQGDPWVFLDLSDGETLAAMGIQTSNGRDKAIAAASELRDLVERFGGVEPTRA, encoded by the coding sequence ATGGAGCACATCGCTGTGACCGGCGACAACCCCGCACCCCGCGGCGACACCTTCGGGGAGACCGGGCTCCCGCGCACCTGGTATCCGGCGCGCAGCCGCCTGCTGACCCGGGTGGTCGGCCTGGTGATTCTGGCCGGGCTCACCGTGCTCGCGGTCGCCCTGCCCGAGGAAGGCGGCTGGAACCTCGGGTCGCGTGCCGGGATCGTGGTCACCGGCGTCCTCGGCCTGTGCTTCATGCTCGTGCTCGGCCGCCCGAAGGTCGTCGCGACCCGGGACGGCGTCACCGTGGTCAACCTGCTGCGCGTGCGCCGGCTGGAGTGGGCCGAGATCGTGCGGGTCTCGCTGCGGCAGGGGGACCCGTGGGTGTTCCTGGACCTGTCCGACGGCGAGACGCTGGCCGCGATGGGCATCCAGACGTCCAACGGCCGCGACAAGGCCATCGCGGCGGCGTCGGAACTGCGCGACCTGGTCGAGAGGTTCGGCGGCGTCGAGCCCACCCGGGCGTGA
- the hisG gene encoding ATP phosphoribosyltransferase, which produces MLRIAVPNKGSLSEPASAMLHEAGYRQRANSRELVLVDPDNNVEFFFLRPRDIAVYVGSGRLDVGITGRDLLLDSGAEAEEILQLGVGAANFRYAAPAGTVTDFADGKALTGMRIASSYVGLVRRHLDQLGIEAAAVVKLDGAVETAIQLGVADVIADVVDTGTTLRQAGLELIGEPILESEAVLIRRVDAEPSPGVDQLLRRLQGVLVARRYVMMDYDIRAERVEEAVALTPGLESPTVSPLHNEGWVAVRSMVPRREAQRIMDDLWEIGARAILVTGIHACRI; this is translated from the coding sequence ATGCTGCGCATCGCCGTCCCGAACAAAGGTTCGCTCTCGGAGCCTGCGTCGGCGATGCTCCATGAGGCCGGCTACCGCCAGCGCGCCAACAGCCGCGAACTGGTGCTCGTCGACCCCGACAACAACGTCGAGTTCTTCTTCCTGCGCCCGCGCGACATCGCGGTGTACGTCGGATCCGGCCGCCTCGACGTCGGCATCACCGGCCGCGACCTCCTGCTCGACTCCGGGGCGGAAGCCGAGGAGATCCTGCAACTCGGCGTCGGCGCCGCCAACTTCCGCTACGCCGCGCCCGCCGGGACGGTCACCGACTTCGCCGACGGCAAGGCCCTGACGGGGATGCGCATCGCGTCGTCGTACGTCGGCCTCGTCCGCCGCCACCTCGACCAACTCGGCATCGAGGCCGCCGCGGTCGTCAAACTCGACGGCGCCGTCGAGACCGCCATCCAGCTCGGCGTCGCCGACGTCATCGCCGATGTGGTGGACACCGGCACCACGCTGCGCCAGGCCGGTCTCGAACTCATCGGCGAGCCCATTCTCGAATCCGAGGCGGTGCTGATCCGCCGCGTCGACGCCGAGCCGAGCCCCGGCGTCGACCAGCTGCTGCGCCGCCTGCAGGGCGTCCTGGTGGCCCGCCGCTACGTGATGATGGACTACGACATCCGCGCGGAACGGGTCGAGGAGGCCGTGGCCCTGACCCCCGGCCTGGAGTCGCCGACGGTATCGCCGCTGCACAACGAGGGGTGGGTCGCCGTGCGCTCGATGGTCCCGCGCCGCGAGGCGCAGCGGATCATGGACGACCTGTGGGAGATCGGGGCCCGCGCGATCCTGGTCACCGGGATCCACGCCTGCCGGATCTGA
- a CDS encoding phosphoribosyl-ATP diphosphatase, producing the protein MKTFDQLFAELQEKAASGQDGSRTVELVRQGVHSIGKKVVEEAAEVWMAAEHEGADRCAEEISQLLYHLQVMMVARGITLEDVYAHL; encoded by the coding sequence ATGAAGACGTTCGACCAGCTCTTCGCGGAGCTTCAGGAGAAAGCCGCGTCCGGACAAGACGGTTCGCGTACCGTCGAGCTCGTCCGGCAAGGCGTGCACAGCATCGGCAAGAAGGTGGTCGAAGAGGCCGCCGAGGTGTGGATGGCGGCCGAACACGAGGGCGCCGACCGCTGCGCGGAGGAGATCTCGCAGCTGCTGTACCACCTCCAGGTCATGATGGTCGCTCGCGGCATCACCCTCGAGGACGTATACGCTCACCTGTGA
- the ribH gene encoding 6,7-dimethyl-8-ribityllumazine synthase: MSGNGAPELTVEGAEGLRVAIVAAQWHTTVMDGLLAGALTALREFGTAEPTVVRIPGAFELPIAAKALAENGYDAVVALGVVIRGGTPHFDYVCAAATDGLTRVALDTGVPVGFGLLTCDNEQQALDRAGIEGSKEDKGREAATAAVATVVALRTVAAPSH; the protein is encoded by the coding sequence ATGAGTGGTAACGGAGCCCCCGAGCTCACCGTGGAAGGCGCCGAGGGCCTGCGCGTCGCGATCGTCGCCGCGCAGTGGCACACCACGGTCATGGACGGCCTGCTCGCCGGCGCGCTCACCGCACTGCGCGAGTTCGGCACCGCCGAGCCCACCGTGGTCCGGATCCCCGGAGCGTTCGAACTCCCCATCGCCGCCAAGGCACTCGCCGAGAACGGATACGACGCCGTCGTCGCGCTCGGCGTCGTCATCCGCGGCGGGACCCCGCACTTCGACTACGTGTGCGCCGCCGCCACCGACGGCCTCACCCGGGTCGCGCTCGACACCGGCGTGCCCGTCGGATTCGGCCTGCTCACCTGCGACAACGAACAGCAGGCACTCGACCGGGCGGGCATCGAAGGGTCCAAAGAGGACAAGGGCCGCGAGGCCGCGACCGCGGCGGTCGCCACCGTCGTGGCCTTGCGTACAGTGGCTGCGCCGTCGCACTGA
- a CDS encoding bifunctional 3,4-dihydroxy-2-butanone-4-phosphate synthase/GTP cyclohydrolase II, whose protein sequence is MTLDSIEDAVKALADGQAVVVVDDEDRENEGDLIFAAALATPELMGFMIRYSSGVVCVPMAGPDLDRLRLPPMTQVNEDHKGTAFTVSVDAKDGIDTGISAADRAHTVRLLADPDTRADQLTRPGHLFPLRAVEGGVLVRPGHTEAAVDLARLAGLPPAGAICEIVNDDGSMARLPQLVPFAREHGLKIVSIADLIAYRRRTERTVERAAETRLPTAYGDFRAIGYRSTLDGVEHIALVTGDIGNGEDVLVRVHSECLTGDVLGSLRCDCGPQLAAALRTVAAAGRGIVLYMRGHEGRGIGLLHKLQAYQLQDNGHDTVDANLELGLPADARDYGTGAQILSDLGVRSMRLLTNNPAKRAGLEGYGLEITERLPLPVNATADNLRYLMTKRDRMGHDLPWLEPLEPADATPHSVS, encoded by the coding sequence CTGACGCTCGACTCGATCGAGGACGCCGTCAAAGCCCTCGCCGACGGCCAGGCCGTGGTCGTGGTCGACGACGAGGACCGCGAGAACGAAGGCGACCTCATCTTCGCCGCGGCCCTCGCGACGCCCGAGCTGATGGGCTTCATGATCCGCTACAGCTCCGGCGTGGTGTGCGTGCCGATGGCCGGCCCCGACCTCGACCGGCTCAGGCTGCCGCCGATGACGCAGGTCAACGAGGACCACAAGGGCACCGCGTTCACCGTGTCCGTCGACGCCAAGGACGGCATAGACACCGGCATCTCCGCCGCCGACCGCGCGCACACCGTGCGGCTGCTCGCCGACCCGGACACGCGCGCCGACCAACTCACCCGCCCCGGCCACCTCTTCCCGCTGCGTGCGGTCGAAGGCGGCGTCCTCGTGCGCCCCGGCCACACCGAGGCCGCCGTCGACCTCGCCCGCCTCGCCGGGCTGCCGCCCGCGGGCGCGATCTGCGAGATCGTCAACGACGACGGGTCCATGGCCCGGCTTCCGCAGCTGGTGCCGTTCGCCCGCGAGCACGGGCTGAAGATCGTGTCGATCGCCGACCTCATCGCGTACCGCCGCCGCACCGAGCGGACCGTCGAGCGCGCCGCCGAGACCCGGCTGCCCACGGCGTACGGCGACTTCCGGGCCATCGGCTACCGCAGCACCCTCGACGGCGTCGAGCACATCGCACTCGTCACCGGCGACATCGGCAACGGCGAAGACGTCCTGGTGCGCGTCCACTCCGAGTGCCTGACCGGCGACGTCCTCGGCTCGCTGCGCTGCGACTGCGGCCCGCAGCTCGCCGCCGCGCTGCGGACCGTCGCCGCCGCCGGGCGCGGCATCGTCCTGTACATGCGCGGACACGAGGGCCGCGGCATCGGCCTGCTGCACAAACTCCAGGCGTACCAGCTCCAGGACAACGGGCACGACACCGTCGACGCCAACCTCGAACTCGGCCTGCCCGCCGACGCCCGCGACTACGGCACCGGCGCGCAGATCCTCTCCGACCTCGGCGTGCGCTCCATGCGGCTGCTCACCAACAACCCGGCCAAGCGCGCCGGACTGGAGGGCTACGGCCTGGAGATCACCGAACGCCTCCCGCTTCCGGTGAACGCCACCGCCGACAACCTGCGCTACCTGATGACCAAGCGCGACCGCATGGGGCACGACCTGCCGTGGCTCGAACCCCTGGAGCCCGCCGACGCCACGCCGCACAGCGTCAGCTGA
- a CDS encoding riboflavin synthase: MFTGIVEELGEIVAVEQLGDSARLTVRGPLVTAGARHGDSIAVNGVCLTVVDEKIDPVDATFTADVMAETLRRSSLGALAAGSRVNLERPMALGGRLGGHLVQGHVDGMGAIISRTPGEHWEVVEISLPAELARYVVDKGSITVDGISLTVVDAGADRFTVSLIPTTLALTTLGVKRPGDPVNLEVDVIAKYVERLQTHGGPATAPAGEPS, encoded by the coding sequence GTGTTCACCGGAATCGTGGAGGAGCTCGGCGAGATCGTGGCCGTCGAACAGCTCGGTGACTCCGCCCGACTGACCGTGCGCGGACCGCTCGTCACCGCGGGCGCCCGGCACGGCGACTCCATCGCCGTCAACGGCGTCTGTCTCACCGTCGTCGACGAGAAGATCGACCCCGTGGACGCGACGTTCACCGCCGACGTCATGGCCGAGACGCTGCGGCGCTCCAGCCTCGGCGCCCTCGCCGCGGGCTCCCGCGTCAACCTCGAACGCCCGATGGCGCTCGGCGGTCGCCTCGGCGGCCACCTCGTCCAGGGCCACGTCGACGGCATGGGCGCGATCATCTCCCGCACCCCGGGCGAGCACTGGGAGGTCGTCGAGATCTCGCTGCCCGCCGAACTCGCACGGTACGTCGTCGACAAGGGCTCGATCACCGTCGACGGCATCAGCCTCACCGTCGTCGACGCCGGGGCCGACCGCTTCACCGTCAGCCTGATCCCCACCACCCTCGCGCTCACCACGCTCGGTGTGAAGCGGCCCGGCGACCCGGTCAACCTCGAGGTCGACGTCATCGCCAAATACGTCGAGCGGCTCCAGACCCACGGCGGTCCCGCGACCGCACCCGCCGGAGAACCGTCATGA
- the ribD gene encoding bifunctional diaminohydroxyphosphoribosylaminopyrimidine deaminase/5-amino-6-(5-phosphoribosylamino)uracil reductase RibD — protein sequence MRRAIALAARGLGTTSPNPVVGCVVLDAGGAVAGEGFHAVAGGPHAEVAALRAAGDRARGGTAFVTLEPCAHTGRTGPCTGALIDAGVARVVYAVSDPNPQAAGGADVLRAAGVAVTGGLLAAEAARGNEAWLTATRLGRPFTTWKYAATLDGRVAAADGTSRWITSRASRADVHALRATVDAIVAGSGTLLADDPHLAVRGDAARATGRRPLRVVIDTAGRIPAAARVLDDAAPTVVATADDLAPEAAAALAARVADRAEIVPLPRAADGRGVDLPALNKALYARGVRGVLLEGGPTLAGAYAAAGLIDKIVGYLAPVLLGAGPAALGAAGITTITDALRWNVDEVAAGDRFDGDIRVTARPAVGSPPGTDPPGAAAPGTARQPHPADGFTPGGTNPAKES from the coding sequence ATGCGGCGCGCGATCGCGCTCGCCGCGCGCGGCCTCGGCACCACCAGCCCCAATCCCGTCGTCGGCTGCGTCGTCCTCGACGCCGGCGGCGCGGTCGCCGGCGAGGGATTCCACGCGGTCGCGGGCGGCCCGCACGCCGAGGTGGCCGCGCTCCGCGCCGCCGGAGACCGGGCGCGCGGCGGCACCGCGTTCGTCACCCTCGAACCCTGCGCGCACACCGGCCGCACCGGGCCGTGCACCGGAGCCCTGATCGACGCGGGCGTCGCCCGTGTCGTCTACGCCGTCTCCGACCCGAACCCGCAGGCCGCGGGCGGCGCCGACGTCCTGCGCGCGGCCGGGGTCGCGGTCACCGGCGGCCTGCTCGCCGCCGAAGCGGCCCGCGGCAACGAGGCGTGGCTCACCGCGACCCGCCTCGGCCGCCCGTTCACCACCTGGAAGTACGCGGCGACACTCGACGGCCGCGTCGCCGCGGCCGACGGCACCAGCCGCTGGATCACGTCGCGGGCCTCGCGCGCCGACGTCCACGCCCTGCGCGCCACCGTCGACGCGATCGTCGCCGGCTCCGGAACCCTGCTGGCCGACGACCCCCACCTTGCCGTCCGCGGCGACGCCGCCCGCGCGACCGGCCGCCGGCCGCTGAGGGTCGTGATCGACACCGCCGGCCGCATCCCCGCCGCCGCGCGCGTCCTGGACGACGCCGCGCCCACAGTCGTCGCCACCGCCGACGACCTCGCCCCCGAGGCCGCCGCCGCCCTGGCCGCCCGCGTCGCCGACCGCGCCGAGATCGTGCCGCTGCCCCGCGCCGCCGACGGCCGCGGCGTCGACCTGCCCGCCCTCAACAAGGCCCTGTACGCGCGCGGCGTCCGCGGGGTCCTCCTCGAAGGCGGCCCCACGCTCGCGGGCGCGTACGCCGCCGCCGGCCTGATCGACAAGATCGTCGGCTACCTCGCCCCCGTCCTGCTCGGTGCCGGGCCCGCCGCGCTCGGCGCCGCCGGAATCACCACCATCACCGACGCGTTGCGGTGGAACGTCGACGAAGTCGCCGCCGGCGACCGGTTCGACGGCGACATCCGCGTCACCGCACGGCCGGCGGTCGGCTCCCCTCCCGGGACCGACCCTCCCGGCGCCGCCGCTCCCGGCACCGCGCGGCAGCCGCACCCCGCCGACGGCTTCACCCCAGGCGGCACCAACCCTGCGAAGGAGTCCTAG
- the rpe gene encoding ribulose-phosphate 3-epimerase: MAKPQINPSILSADFARLAEETAKVSNADWLHVDVMDNHFVPNLTLGLPVVEAIMKASDTPVDAHLMIEDADRWAPAYAEAGAGSVTFHVEAAAAPVRLARTIRAAGARAAMALKPATPIEPYEDLLPELDMILVMTVEPGFGGQKFLDIMLPKIRRTRELIGKHGLDLWLQVDGGVSAETIERCADAGADVFVAGSAVYDGRDPGAAVDKLRALADQATGQAAWACGH, encoded by the coding sequence ATGGCCAAGCCGCAAATCAATCCGAGTATCCTCAGCGCCGACTTCGCCCGCCTCGCCGAGGAGACCGCGAAGGTCTCCAACGCCGACTGGCTGCACGTCGACGTCATGGACAACCACTTCGTCCCGAACCTGACCCTCGGGTTGCCCGTCGTGGAAGCGATCATGAAGGCGTCCGACACCCCCGTCGACGCGCACCTGATGATCGAGGACGCCGACCGCTGGGCGCCGGCGTACGCCGAGGCGGGCGCGGGCAGCGTCACGTTCCACGTCGAGGCCGCGGCGGCACCGGTACGGCTGGCCCGCACGATCCGCGCGGCGGGTGCGCGCGCGGCGATGGCCCTCAAGCCCGCGACCCCGATCGAGCCCTACGAGGACCTGCTCCCCGAGCTGGACATGATCCTCGTCATGACGGTCGAACCGGGCTTCGGCGGACAGAAGTTCCTCGACATCATGCTGCCGAAGATCCGCCGCACCCGTGAGCTGATCGGCAAGCACGGCCTGGACCTGTGGCTCCAGGTCGACGGCGGCGTCTCGGCCGAGACCATCGAGCGCTGCGCGGACGCCGGGGCGGACGTCTTCGTCGCCGGCTCCGCGGTCTACGACGGCCGCGACCCGGGTGCCGCGGTCGACAAACTCCGCGCCCTCGCCGACCAGGCGACCGGCCAGGCCGCGTGGGCCTGCGGCCACTGA
- a CDS encoding RsmB/NOP family class I SAM-dependent RNA methyltransferase: MTRSAHQGRTDRAAAPGKAGRTYRRPKPDAARRAAFDVLSLVGERDAYANLVLPGLLRDRRMTGRDAALATELVHGTLRRQGTYDAILDRCVDRPIGDVDPPVLDVLCLGAHQLLSTRIPSHAAVSATVELARGVLGDGRAKFVNAVLRKVAARDLEAWLAEVAPPYDDDPEGHLSVVHSHPRWVVEALWDALGGGRDGIEALLAADNTPPAVTLVARPGRVTLDELYAAGAAPGRWSPLAAVLPEGDPGAIPAVRDGRAGVQDEGSQLVAQALAAAPLGGAAGEARWLDLCAGPGGKAGLLGAIATERDVSLLAVERRHHRARLVRNALGRRSRHQVVTGDGTRPFWTPGVFDRVIADVPCSGLGALRRRPEARWRRRPEDIGELGPLQRRLLTSALGAVRPGGVVAYVTCSPHRAETRAVVDDVLATGAGSGFTRLDARAHLPGVTDLGDGPDVQLWPHLHGTDAMYLALLRRDG, translated from the coding sequence CGGGCCGCCGCGCCCGGCAAGGCCGGCCGCACGTACCGCCGGCCCAAGCCCGACGCCGCCCGCCGGGCCGCGTTCGACGTGCTGAGCCTGGTCGGCGAGCGCGACGCGTACGCCAACCTCGTGCTGCCGGGTCTGCTCCGCGACCGGCGCATGACCGGCCGCGACGCCGCGCTGGCCACCGAGCTGGTGCACGGCACGCTGCGCCGCCAGGGCACGTACGACGCGATCCTGGACCGCTGCGTCGACCGCCCGATCGGCGACGTCGACCCTCCCGTTCTCGACGTGCTGTGTCTGGGCGCGCACCAGCTGCTGTCCACCCGCATCCCGAGCCACGCCGCGGTCTCGGCCACCGTCGAACTCGCGCGCGGCGTGCTGGGCGACGGCCGGGCGAAGTTCGTCAACGCGGTGCTGCGCAAGGTGGCCGCGCGCGACCTGGAGGCGTGGCTCGCCGAGGTGGCCCCGCCGTACGACGACGACCCCGAGGGGCACTTGTCCGTCGTCCATTCGCACCCCCGCTGGGTGGTCGAGGCCCTCTGGGACGCGCTGGGCGGCGGGCGCGACGGCATCGAGGCGCTGCTCGCCGCCGACAACACCCCGCCCGCGGTCACGCTGGTCGCGCGCCCCGGCCGCGTCACGCTCGACGAGCTGTATGCCGCCGGCGCCGCCCCCGGCCGCTGGTCGCCGCTCGCCGCGGTGCTGCCCGAGGGCGACCCCGGGGCGATCCCGGCGGTCCGCGACGGACGCGCGGGAGTGCAGGACGAAGGCAGTCAGCTCGTCGCCCAGGCACTGGCCGCGGCGCCGCTCGGCGGTGCGGCGGGCGAGGCCCGCTGGCTCGACCTGTGCGCGGGCCCCGGCGGCAAGGCGGGGCTGCTCGGCGCGATCGCGACGGAACGCGACGTGTCCCTTCTCGCGGTCGAACGCCGCCACCACCGCGCGCGGTTGGTGCGCAACGCCCTCGGCCGCCGGTCGCGCCACCAGGTCGTCACGGGCGACGGGACGCGGCCCTTCTGGACCCCCGGGGTCTTCGACCGGGTCATCGCCGACGTGCCGTGCAGCGGCCTGGGCGCGCTGCGCCGGCGCCCCGAGGCCCGGTGGCGCCGACGCCCCGAGGACATCGGCGAACTCGGGCCGCTCCAGCGCCGGTTGCTCACCTCGGCACTGGGCGCGGTGCGGCCGGGCGGAGTCGTCGCGTACGTCACCTGCTCACCGCACCGGGCCGAGACGCGCGCGGTGGTCGACGACGTTTTGGCCACCGGGGCGGGCAGCGGTTTCACGCGCCTCGACGCGCGTGCGCACCTGCCGGGTGTGACCGACCTCGGCGACGGCCCGGACGTCCAGTTGTGGCCGCACCTGCACGGGACCGACGCGATGTACCTGGCCCTGCTCCGCCGGGACGGCTGA